A genome region from Micromonospora inyonensis includes the following:
- a CDS encoding (Fe-S)-binding protein, with protein MGSVQLVTTILAAAITALAVWVAVQAVLRIVAVVRLGQPDPGRFGDPVTRTRTMLAETAGHTRMLRWSVVGAAHWFVMVAFVVLSLLVLEAYFEVVSPTGGLPLIGGWTVYGLVTELIAIFGVVGIVVLIAIRIRNRPSRTGGRSRFTGSTMWQGYFVEAVVLAVLIMGFLIRGFKVATDHFEYPTWATPVSHAVGALLPNWEAGVSVAALIKIMISMTWLIVIALNVTMGVAWHRFLAFFNIFFKRDPGRAGSGLGALRPMTSNGKPLDFEEADPESDQFGVAQVEQFTWKGLLDFSTCTECGRCQSQCPAWNTGKPLSPKLLVLSLRDHAYAKAPYLLAGGGKDLTGEEKATAAQLAHVDVLALAEAEKPLIGGAEEGGIIDPDVLWSCTTCGACVEQCPVDIEHVDHIVDMRRYQVLIESSFPSEAGVMLRNLENKGNPWGAPQNTREDWTKGLDFEVPRVGEAEDFEYLFWVGCAGAFEDRAKKTTRAVATLLHEAGVSFAILGEGETCTGDPARRIGNEFVFQMLAQQNVETLNEAFDGREKSRRKIVATCPHCFNTLGNEYGQLGGEFEVVHHTQLLAHLVATGKLTPVQPVDGGVTYHDPCYLGRHNRVFAPPREVLGSSASEGVTEMPRNSERSFCCGAGGARMWMEERIGKRINVDRVEEAMSTGAKTIAVGCPFCSTMLNDGVNGKGAGEQVEVVDVASVLLRSVRPEQNRDGQQAEPVAG; from the coding sequence ATGGGCAGCGTCCAGCTCGTCACGACGATCCTCGCCGCCGCCATCACCGCTCTGGCGGTGTGGGTGGCCGTACAGGCGGTGCTGCGCATCGTGGCAGTCGTCCGGCTCGGGCAGCCGGACCCCGGACGGTTCGGTGACCCGGTCACCCGGACGAGGACGATGCTGGCCGAGACGGCCGGGCACACCCGCATGTTGCGCTGGAGCGTGGTCGGTGCCGCGCACTGGTTCGTCATGGTCGCCTTCGTCGTCCTGTCGCTGCTGGTCCTCGAGGCGTACTTCGAGGTGGTCTCGCCCACCGGCGGCCTGCCGCTGATCGGTGGCTGGACGGTCTACGGGCTGGTCACCGAGCTGATCGCCATCTTCGGTGTGGTCGGCATCGTGGTGCTGATCGCGATCCGGATCCGCAACCGGCCCAGCCGGACTGGCGGACGTTCCCGGTTCACCGGCTCGACCATGTGGCAGGGCTACTTCGTCGAGGCGGTGGTTCTCGCCGTCCTGATCATGGGTTTCCTGATCCGGGGCTTCAAGGTCGCCACCGACCACTTCGAGTACCCGACCTGGGCCACCCCGGTCAGCCACGCCGTCGGCGCGCTGCTGCCGAACTGGGAGGCCGGGGTCAGCGTCGCGGCCCTCATCAAGATCATGATTTCGATGACCTGGCTCATCGTGATCGCGCTGAACGTGACCATGGGGGTGGCCTGGCACCGCTTCCTGGCCTTCTTCAACATCTTCTTCAAGCGTGACCCGGGCCGGGCCGGTTCCGGTCTCGGCGCGCTCCGCCCCATGACGAGCAACGGCAAGCCGCTGGACTTCGAGGAGGCCGACCCCGAGTCCGACCAGTTCGGGGTGGCCCAGGTCGAGCAGTTCACCTGGAAGGGCCTGCTCGACTTCAGCACCTGCACCGAGTGCGGTCGCTGCCAGTCGCAGTGCCCGGCGTGGAACACCGGCAAGCCCCTCTCACCGAAGCTGCTCGTGCTCAGCCTGCGCGACCACGCGTACGCGAAGGCGCCGTACCTGCTGGCCGGGGGCGGCAAGGACCTCACCGGCGAGGAGAAGGCCACCGCGGCCCAACTCGCCCACGTCGACGTGCTCGCCCTCGCCGAGGCGGAGAAGCCGCTGATCGGCGGGGCCGAGGAGGGCGGGATCATCGACCCGGACGTGCTCTGGTCCTGCACCACCTGCGGGGCCTGCGTCGAGCAGTGCCCGGTCGACATCGAGCACGTCGACCACATCGTCGACATGCGGCGCTACCAGGTGCTGATCGAGTCGAGCTTCCCCTCCGAGGCCGGCGTGATGCTGCGCAACCTGGAGAACAAGGGCAACCCCTGGGGCGCTCCGCAGAACACCCGGGAGGACTGGACCAAGGGCCTCGACTTCGAGGTGCCCCGGGTCGGCGAGGCGGAGGACTTCGAGTACCTGTTCTGGGTCGGCTGTGCCGGCGCGTTCGAGGACCGGGCCAAGAAGACGACCCGTGCCGTCGCCACGCTGCTGCACGAGGCCGGCGTCTCCTTCGCCATCCTCGGCGAGGGGGAGACCTGCACCGGTGACCCGGCCCGCCGGATCGGCAACGAGTTCGTCTTCCAGATGCTCGCCCAGCAGAACGTGGAGACCCTGAACGAGGCGTTCGACGGCCGCGAGAAGAGCAGGCGCAAGATCGTCGCGACCTGTCCGCACTGCTTCAACACGCTCGGCAACGAGTACGGTCAGCTCGGCGGCGAGTTCGAGGTGGTGCACCACACGCAGCTCCTGGCCCACCTGGTCGCCACCGGCAAGCTCACCCCGGTCCAGCCCGTCGACGGCGGGGTCACCTACCACGACCCGTGCTACCTGGGCCGGCACAACCGGGTCTTCGCCCCGCCGCGCGAGGTGCTCGGTTCCTCCGCCTCGGAGGGCGTCACCGAGATGCCGCGCAACAGCGAGCGCTCCTTCTGCTGCGGTGCCGGTGGGGCGCGGATGTGGATGGAGGAGCGGATCGGTAAGCGGATCAACGTGGACCGCGTCGAGGAGGCGATGTCCACCGGCGCGAAGACCATCGCGGTCGGTTGCCCGTTCTGCTCGACGATGCTGAACGACGGGGTCAACGGCAAGGGGGCCGGGGAGCAGGTCGAGGTCGTCGACGTGGCGAGCGTGCTGCTCCGCTCGGTGAGGCCGGAGCAGAACCGCGACGGCCAGCAGGCCGAGCCGGTCGCCGGCTGA
- a CDS encoding NlpC/P60 family protein, whose translation MPVATLPPQRHAPDRLPTRPGGLRRFVRTLVTLSAAVVVGTGLLAAPAHAAPTPEEIEAQIDKQWEQLEPTIEKYNEVRSQLKVNVKKSADLEKKIQPLALQSDVAMNRIGALASRHYMTGPSQEIGALLVSAKPGTLAEQMGMLDRLAAHQRKELQGVLAIQARYEAEKQKLDALITSQTQQEKDLAAKKIKIDTEIKRLRASMPKTAVSAPGCPLIKGVVSSKANTAIRTACAQVGDPYVWGATGPNSFDCSGLTQYAYQAAGIHLTHFTGAQWRETKSISRSEARPGDLVFFFSDLHHVGLYLGNGIMVHAPRAGKPVQVASINHMPVAGFRRPY comes from the coding sequence GTGCCGGTGGCAACCCTGCCCCCTCAGCGTCACGCACCGGATCGACTCCCCACTCGTCCGGGTGGGCTCCGTCGGTTCGTTCGTACCCTGGTCACCCTGTCCGCCGCCGTCGTGGTCGGCACCGGACTGCTCGCTGCTCCCGCGCACGCCGCGCCCACTCCCGAGGAGATCGAGGCGCAGATCGACAAGCAGTGGGAGCAGCTGGAGCCCACGATCGAGAAGTACAACGAGGTCCGCAGCCAGCTCAAGGTCAACGTGAAGAAGTCGGCCGACCTGGAGAAGAAGATCCAGCCGCTCGCGCTGCAGAGCGACGTGGCCATGAACCGGATCGGCGCCCTGGCCTCCCGGCACTACATGACCGGCCCATCGCAGGAGATCGGCGCGCTGCTGGTCAGCGCGAAGCCGGGCACCCTGGCGGAGCAGATGGGCATGCTCGACCGACTCGCCGCCCACCAGCGCAAGGAGCTCCAGGGCGTGCTGGCGATCCAGGCGAGGTACGAAGCCGAGAAGCAGAAGCTCGACGCCCTCATCACCAGCCAGACCCAGCAGGAGAAGGACCTGGCGGCGAAGAAGATCAAGATCGATACGGAGATCAAGCGGCTCCGGGCGTCCATGCCGAAAACTGCGGTCAGCGCCCCCGGCTGCCCGCTGATCAAGGGCGTTGTCAGCAGCAAGGCCAACACCGCCATCAGGACCGCCTGCGCCCAGGTCGGTGACCCGTACGTCTGGGGCGCCACCGGGCCCAACTCGTTCGACTGCTCCGGGCTCACGCAGTACGCCTACCAGGCCGCAGGCATCCACCTGACCCACTTCACCGGCGCGCAGTGGCGCGAGACCAAGTCGATCAGCCGCTCCGAGGCCCGCCCCGGTGACCTGGTCTTCTTCTTCAGCGACCTGCATCACGTCGGGCTCTACCTGGGCAACGGCATCATGGTGCACGCCCCCCGGGCCGGTAAGCCGGTGCAGGTGGCCAGCATCAACCACATGCCGGTCGCGGGCTTCCGCCGCCCGTACTGA
- a CDS encoding NlpC/P60 family protein, with protein sequence MAHHAPRPPSARSATAARTTAAPRPCWSRFTTVITVLAGAAVLVTGGAGAARAEPSVAEIERQIDREWNALEPVIEQHNATRQALAAKRRQAAALTARIEPLRRQIDQAMSKVGGLAVRAYKGENASALNAMLANPSPATVVHQLELLDQFARRQQDDIRHVVGLRDQLSARKAPLDRLIAQLGQAERQLDAKRRQIDADIARLQKMRLKAYGDGGGTSLRPAPCPAVYPGGAAGRAVGFACAQIGKPYVWGAEGPNAYDCSGLTLAAWARAGVRLPHNAAQQRRATAPVSRNELRPGDLVFYYADLHHVGMYVGNGWLVHASRAGAPVKMKRVDDGPVHSYGRPG encoded by the coding sequence GTGGCACACCATGCCCCGCGGCCACCGTCCGCCCGGTCGGCCACGGCTGCCCGGACGACGGCTGCGCCGCGTCCATGCTGGTCCCGCTTCACCACCGTCATCACCGTCCTCGCCGGAGCCGCCGTCCTCGTGACGGGCGGTGCCGGCGCGGCCCGCGCCGAACCCTCGGTAGCCGAGATCGAACGCCAGATCGACCGGGAGTGGAACGCCCTCGAGCCGGTCATCGAACAGCACAACGCCACCCGGCAGGCGCTCGCCGCCAAACGGCGGCAGGCGGCGGCCCTCACCGCCCGGATCGAGCCGCTGCGACGCCAGATCGACCAGGCGATGAGCAAGGTCGGCGGGCTCGCGGTGCGGGCGTACAAGGGGGAGAACGCTTCCGCCCTGAACGCCATGCTGGCCAACCCGTCGCCAGCCACCGTCGTCCACCAGCTCGAACTGCTCGACCAGTTCGCCCGCCGGCAGCAGGACGACATCCGGCACGTGGTCGGGTTGCGAGACCAGCTCAGCGCCCGCAAAGCGCCGCTCGACCGGCTGATCGCACAGCTCGGTCAGGCCGAACGCCAACTGGACGCCAAGCGGCGGCAGATCGACGCTGACATCGCCCGCCTGCAGAAAATGCGCCTGAAGGCGTACGGTGACGGTGGTGGCACCAGCCTGCGCCCCGCCCCCTGCCCTGCCGTCTACCCGGGCGGCGCCGCCGGCCGGGCCGTCGGCTTCGCCTGCGCCCAGATCGGCAAGCCCTACGTCTGGGGGGCCGAGGGGCCGAACGCGTACGACTGTTCCGGGCTCACCCTCGCCGCCTGGGCGCGGGCCGGGGTCAGACTGCCGCACAACGCCGCCCAGCAGCGGCGGGCGACCGCCCCGGTGAGCCGGAACGAGCTACGCCCCGGCGACCTCGTCTTCTACTACGCCGACCTGCACCACGTCGGCATGTACGTCGGCAACGGCTGGCTGGTGCACGCCTCCCGGGCCGGCGCGCCGGTGAAGATGAAGCGCGTCGACGACGGCCCGGTGCACAGTTACGGTCGGCCGGGCTGA
- the dcd gene encoding dCTP deaminase translates to MLLSDRDLVSEIKAGTLALEPFEASLVQPSSIDVRLDRLFRVFNNHLYTHIDPARQQDDLTSLVEVPEGEPFVLHPGEFVLASTLEVISLGDQLAGRLEGKSSLGRLGLLTHSTAGFIDPGFSGHVTLELSNVANLPITLWPGMKVGQLCIFRLSSPAEHPYGSAVYGSRYQGQRGPTPSRAWRNWRTWPTR, encoded by the coding sequence ATGCTGCTCTCCGACCGCGACCTCGTCAGCGAGATCAAGGCTGGCACGCTGGCGCTGGAACCGTTCGAGGCGAGTCTGGTGCAGCCCTCCAGCATCGACGTACGCCTGGACCGGCTCTTCCGGGTCTTCAACAACCACCTCTACACCCACATCGACCCGGCGCGGCAGCAGGACGACCTCACCTCGCTGGTGGAGGTCCCCGAGGGGGAGCCCTTCGTGCTGCACCCCGGCGAGTTCGTGCTCGCCTCCACGCTGGAGGTCATCTCGCTCGGCGACCAACTCGCGGGCCGGTTGGAGGGCAAGTCGAGCCTGGGCCGGCTCGGCCTGCTGACCCACTCCACCGCCGGTTTCATCGACCCGGGCTTCTCCGGTCACGTGACGTTGGAACTCTCCAACGTGGCCAATCTGCCGATCACCCTCTGGCCCGGCATGAAGGTCGGTCAGCTCTGCATCTTCCGGCTCTCCTCGCCGGCCGAGCATCCGTACGGCTCCGCCGTCTACGGCTCGCGCTACCAGGGGCAGCGTGGGCCCACCCCGAGCCGGGCCTGGCGGAACTGGCGTACCTGGCCCACCCGCTGA
- a CDS encoding pyridoxamine 5'-phosphate oxidase family protein gives MASWSEFAADEPRLADAIRLLMQQYGPGFGYLATVRADGGPRVHPVSPVITDEGLFCFVIDSPKRRDLERDGRYALHSFPPEESDDEAYVAGHARPVTDHARVARLAENFRAEPRADWRLFEFTVDVAMLARRDHVGVEAPGARQGGPAVQVWLDPRASDTSAAGQPAVPGRTGRRRAAHRAAA, from the coding sequence ATGGCTTCCTGGTCCGAGTTCGCCGCCGACGAGCCCCGCCTCGCCGACGCGATCCGCCTTCTCATGCAGCAGTACGGCCCGGGCTTCGGCTACCTGGCCACGGTCCGGGCCGACGGTGGCCCCCGGGTCCATCCGGTCTCCCCGGTCATCACCGACGAGGGGCTCTTCTGCTTCGTCATCGACTCGCCCAAGCGCCGCGACCTGGAGCGCGACGGGCGGTACGCGCTGCACTCGTTCCCGCCGGAGGAGAGCGACGACGAGGCGTACGTGGCCGGACACGCCCGTCCGGTCACCGACCACGCCCGGGTGGCCCGGCTGGCGGAGAACTTCCGGGCCGAGCCCCGGGCGGACTGGCGGCTGTTCGAGTTCACCGTCGACGTGGCCATGCTCGCCCGGCGCGATCACGTCGGGGTGGAGGCTCCCGGTGCGCGGCAGGGCGGCCCGGCGGTGCAGGTCTGGCTGGATCCCCGGGCGAGTGACACTTCGGCGGCCGGTCAGCCGGCCGTACCGGGACGGACCGGGCGACGACGGGCCGCGCACCGGGCCGCGGCCTGA
- a CDS encoding zinc metalloprotease has product MGLRPNLLTRRVAGVATTTLALLLSTAAVGVAPAAAHAGHPGHADEACAEPADTHSDAKIKAGGVAKHEPNELTATQVREREADLAAALAARAKRTDLKQGPAATASITIPVVVHVIQRDSTRAGGNIPDSMVSSQISVLNQSFSGATGGTATAFAFQLQKINRVTNPSWYPIVQGSSAERSMKTSLREGGKDTLNIYLGELSDDLLGWATFPTRRLSSMDGVVVLSESLPGGTATNYNQGDTGTHEVGHWLNLYHTFQGGCASSGDSVSDTPAEASPAFECPTGRDTCSTAGLDPITNFMDYTYDSCMYQFTPGQASRMLTAWNAYRAA; this is encoded by the coding sequence ATGGGACTTCGTCCCAACCTGCTGACCCGGCGTGTGGCCGGAGTCGCAACCACGACCCTCGCCCTGCTGCTCAGCACGGCGGCGGTCGGCGTCGCCCCTGCGGCGGCTCACGCGGGCCACCCGGGCCACGCGGACGAGGCCTGCGCCGAGCCGGCCGACACCCACTCCGACGCAAAGATCAAGGCCGGTGGCGTCGCCAAGCACGAGCCGAACGAGCTGACCGCGACGCAGGTCCGTGAGCGCGAGGCCGACCTGGCCGCCGCGCTGGCCGCACGGGCCAAGCGGACCGACCTGAAGCAGGGTCCGGCGGCGACGGCCTCGATCACGATCCCGGTCGTGGTACACGTGATCCAGCGGGACAGCACCCGGGCCGGGGGTAACATCCCGGACTCGATGGTCAGCTCCCAGATCAGCGTGCTGAACCAGTCCTTCAGCGGCGCGACCGGCGGTACGGCCACCGCGTTCGCCTTCCAGCTCCAGAAGATCAACCGGGTGACCAACCCGTCGTGGTACCCGATCGTGCAGGGCTCCTCGGCCGAGCGCTCGATGAAGACCTCGCTCCGCGAGGGCGGCAAGGACACCCTGAACATCTATCTGGGTGAGCTCAGCGACGACCTGCTCGGCTGGGCGACCTTCCCGACCCGTCGGCTCAGCAGCATGGACGGCGTCGTCGTGCTGAGCGAGTCACTGCCGGGCGGTACCGCCACCAACTACAACCAGGGCGACACCGGCACCCACGAGGTGGGCCACTGGCTGAACCTGTACCACACCTTCCAGGGCGGCTGCGCCAGCTCGGGCGACAGTGTCTCGGACACGCCGGCGGAGGCGTCGCCGGCGTTCGAATGCCCGACCGGCCGGGACACCTGCTCCACCGCCGGCCTGGACCCGATCACCAACTTCATGGACTACACGTACGACTCGTGCATGTACCAGTTCACCCCGGGGCAGGCCAGCCGCATGCTGACCGCGTGGAACGCGTACCGCGCCGCCTGA